The Candidatus Thorarchaeota archaeon genome segment TCAAGAAGGTGGAACTTTATGGATCCAATAAACTACCAAAGATGCCCTATAGTGCAAGTTCGGAGCGCATGGTGGTTGTCGCCTGCAAATAACAGCTGTCTTCGATAATCTTTTAAGACCAACGACGTCGTGACCTCTCGTGCTACCGGTGACACCGCCGGCAGCCTCCCAACCGAGTTTTCTCGTAAGGATAAACTTCGGCAGTTGGGAAAATGCTATCAAAATTAACGGGTGATTATATTGGTCAAAATTAAAGAGCCAGATGCAATTAGAAGGCTCATCAAGTCAGATGACTACAAACATAAACGGATTATTTCGATAAGTGCACACATAGATCACGGAAAAACAACGACGACGGACTATCTCATGCGTCGAGCAGGTCTTATGAGCGACGCAGCTGCCGGCGAAGCGTTGATGACAGATAGCGACGAGGAAGAACAAGAACGTGGTATTACCATCTTCACCTCTGTCGTGCTCCTCAATTTCGAGATTGAAGGCGAGGAGTATCTTGTTCAGTTATCAGACACGCCAGGTCATCTTTCGTTCACTGGTGAAGTTTCACGTGCTCTTCGTGCTAGTGATGGTGTGGTCATTTTGGTTGATGCTCTGGAAGGCGTAATGACACAGACTGAGACGAACATCCGCCTTGCAGTTGGTGGCGAAGGATGTAAGCCGGTTCTGTATGTCAACAAAGTTGACCGATTAATCAACGAACTGAAACTACCTCCAGAGAAAGTCTATGAAAGAATAGACATAATTGTTGCAAAGGTCAATGAGCTCATCAAGAAATATTCCCCTCCAGAGTTTGACTGGCGAGTTGCTTTCGAGGATGGTAGTGTTGCAATCGGAAGTGCCAAGACTGGATGGGCTTTCACCATGGAGACCCTTCAGCGCCAAGGAGTCAAACCCGATATTGTCTTTGAGAAGTATCAGGAAGGCGATGACCGCTGGCTCAGAGAGAACCTACCGCTTGATGACGCACTTCTTGAAATGA includes the following:
- a CDS encoding GTP-binding protein, giving the protein MVKIKEPDAIRRLIKSDDYKHKRIISISAHIDHGKTTTTDYLMRRAGLMSDAAAGEALMTDSDEEEQERGITIFTSVVLLNFEIEGEEYLVQLSDTPGHLSFTGEVSRALRASDGVVILVDALEGVMTQTETNIRLAVGGEGCKPVLYVNKVDRLINELKLPPEKVYERIDIIVAKVNELIKKYSPPEFDWRVAFEDGSVAIGSAKTGWAFTMETLQRQGVKPDIVFEKYQEGDDRWLRENLPLDDALLEMMVKHLPNPKEAQKSKIPRIWKGDPESPEGKSLLECDRNGPLLGMITKIYVDPKSKRPTLIGRVFSGTLRAGQEIKLINMKKRAKVKRLGVQEITDILPMEEIPAGNLFSIFGFICPSGESFVDAGSDMKGFEAIEYVSEPVVSRSIKPKDPQDIAKLGDVVKKWIMADPTARFFHDEESGEYRLDGIDPLQIEIL